In the genome of Megachile rotundata isolate GNS110a chromosome 16, iyMegRotu1, whole genome shotgun sequence, the window ATCAAAGGAGGAAAAATGATAAAAGGTGCTCGCCACCGTTTCTGCGAAACGGAGATCAAATCAATCGGCGGAAGAGAGCGGGAAACTGAATCGAGAAGCTAAACAGCTGGAAATTGAAGCGAAGAAAGATTTAGAGAGAGAAGTTGTAGGAAGAGGTTGCAAAAACCGACTGCTCGAGAGGATCGGTCAATGGACCCTGATTCCGCGTCTTTTTGCTCTCCATTGCTTCACTATACTATTACAAATAGATTTTTTATCTATTCTCTTCTGAGTAGTCTCTTCGAAGATCGAGTAGTTTTTAAGTGTAGCGattctgtattaaatattttctacgTGTACTCTGTCTTTCATTTACTCTCCTCCAATCACTGTTTCATTTAGGGCATCTTTGGTCCTACTTTCGCATCTAAGAATATCTTATCATGAACTTTAGTACAATGATTGGTATAAAAGAATGTCTTGCAAAACTTGCCCTACAAACATACTCTTAGTCATGCTATAAAGTTCCAAAGACCTAGAACGTATTCAGAAGTCCAAATACAATATGTAGTCTATCTGTAGCatgttttaaccctttgcaaacagcaactttaaaacttatttaaaaagttatatgAATTCTTTTAAGGTTATTACTTCTCTATCAATAATTCTCACTATTGTTTATACATCTCaagtgtcatattatagaatcgtttaaaaaatgcttatttcaaattattgtattaaacaaaatggtgactgagagtcagctctcgagcgcaaagggcaGCGTAAAGAAAATCTATGGATCTGAATGGTATGAAAGTTGCTGGTCACCGTAGTGGCGTTTAAACGAGGACTTCTAGGTATCAGAAACGTCTGTTCGACGTTGGCGATATCGCGtactaaaaataaaagagaGAGATCCCCGTTAAATTAAGCGCACCGCGGTTCAGACGCTTTCAAACGGTCGACGTAGGCTCGAGCTGACGGGCTTACACTCGAAATCTAAGCTTTTAACGAGAAGTGCAGACTTATTTGACGGTACAGCGACTGCGGGGCGCCTGCAGGGCCGCGGCTGGATTACGCGTTGTGCACGGTGCGAGGGTGTCGCCGCGTATAAATAGATCATCCGCGCGGCAAGATGCGGCCCTACATCGACGAGTTATTTTCGACAGGCATCGCCACTCGTTACAGTCCTCCGCTCAGTTCCAACGAGTTTCGTCCAGCTACAACTTCTGGCTAGCTCCGGTCGTCAAACAAAGACACCGACGTGTTTACACCGCGAGCAACAAGAGATCGATCGTGCCCCGTCTTCGGCGACCTGCTGCTCCTGTTCGACCTCTGGATCGTTCTGAAAACAGGATACACCGGCTGTAAGCGCGTACGCCATTGGTTAATCGTTATAGTCCGGCTGAATCAACGGTTACCGAATAGAAATCTCGCGTTCCAGCTCTTGAAATAAATCGTGGACAAACATCGGGGGAATATTCCGAGCGAAAAAATAAGACTCTTAAAATAAATATCAGTCTCGGTCAACGCCGTTCACAGTTCAAATGGACACCATCTTCGCCTTCTTGCAGGACTTAAGCGTCTTCGAAGCTACGAGGTACCAAAATACTTTACACCTCGGTCCTTAACTCCTAACTGAGCGCGAAGTGCGATGAAGTAAGGTGTGAATCAGCGATGGCTAGTTCAACGAAAAACAGTGGTAATTGATCAAATACTCCGGGCATTCGGTGTACATCTTTTATCTTAACCCTTAGCTAGTTAATCAAGTGCAGCACACAAGGTAGACGTGTCTCATCAGCGATGTTAATCGACCCTACAAAAAACAGTGACAGTCGGTAAAATCCCCAAAGACAGACGTCGAGGATGTTTAGTTCGTTGAGACTGACCACTATGCGCTCGCACAAGAATCGTGCCAGACCTGGAAGTGTAGCTACCTCAGCGAGTTCCGATTCGGCCAGAGCGGACGAAATCACGTCTCAATCCTACCATCCGCACAGTTTCCTACTGTTGGATGACCAAGACAGTCCCGTGTCGACTCCCTCGAGCGTGTCCTCGAAGGTCGCCCAGGTCAGAGTGGAACGCGAAGGCGGCAGTCTAGGAGTCACCCTCAGAGGAGGAGTGTCGAGAGCTCTGGTGGTCACCGGAGTGAAAGCGGATGGACCTGCGGCAAAAGAGGGAAGAGTTAGGCCGGGAGACAGGTTATTAGCGGTAGACGACACCGAACTGAGGGGTCTGACCTTGGCGGAGGCTCAAAGAGCGCTCAGGAGAAGCTCGGACGCCCCTGTTGCTTCCTTGACTATCGAGTACGACGTCGCTAACATGGAGGAGGCGCGAGCCGCCACTTCTGGTCCGCTTTTGGTGCAGCTTGAACGGGGTCTTTCGGGTAATATCTTGTTTAATCCTGACTTAGTTGAACCCTGTACTGTTTAGTTAAACTTCTCTAAGTTTACAAAGTACGGTCTGATTATAGGAGAGCTAGGACTGACGGTCAGAGAGACACCGAACGGCGTCTACATCGAGAGTCTCCGACCAGCCAGCACAGCAGATCGTTGTGGCGCCCTGCAACCGGGAGACAAGCTTCTAGCCGTGGACGAGACGCCCGTTCAGGACGCCGTAACAGCGGCTAAATTGCTCAGGAACAACTTCGATACTTGCCGCATCGCCAGACTGCAGATCTTACCCAGGCCACCGAGCACCTCCCAGAGGACTGTGAAAAGGAGGGCGCAACCGCAGGCCCAACAGACCTCCAGCCAAACCCTTCAGACGAAGGAGAGCTTGACCATCGTGCTCAGACCAGATCACAAAGGGTTCGGTCTGGCTCTGAAGCCTGCGGAAGATCGTTTGAACTATGTGGTCAGCTTGCTGGAGGCTGGGGGCCCTGCAGAGCGCAGCGGAGTTCTTCTGCCTGGTGATAAGGTGCTCGCCATCAATCGCAGGATGCTCAGAGACATGCAGCCGGCCGAAGTCACTAGCATCCTCGAAACCTCGCAAATGGTGAAATActctttttgtattttgtttgtCCACATAGTTTCAAGATACTCTTATTGAGACAGCATCTTATTGCATTGACAGATTGAACTGGTAACAGAGTACAAAGTGGGCGGCCCAGTTGTACCGAGCTCAGGAGTGTTTACCGTAAGAGTAGCGAGACCAGTAGGTGGTCAGCCGGACGTGGGTCTAACGGTGAACGAGGATTTGATCATCACCGAGGTCCGGAAAGGATCGTTAGCTTATAGAACCGGCAGTCTTGCGCCTAGAGATAGACTACTGGCGATAGACGGACAAAAACTGGATCCAGGCGACCTCAGGCAAGCGGCACAGTTGCTGCATCGACCTGGGAGCTCGGTCGTTGCTTTGACCGTCAGGAAACCGGACCCCGCATCAGAAACTAGGTAATCCATAAGTTTCATCACTCAAAGCGAACGCCTGCTTTAATCCTTcagtacttttattttaaaatgtgattgtatttttaattttatagtggAAGGTTTGCGTTAGTAACAGTGAGAACATGATTAGAGTACTGGAGGATTAATCGGTTAACAGAAAAGAGATGGTTTTTGACAAAGAATATTGCAGGGACTCCAGCATAGGAAGTGACACGGTTCAACAATACCCTTCAGGGATTCTACGGCCAGCAAGAGAGAGTTTACCAAGCGTAGACAGTGCGGTGGACTCTTGGGGTGAATTAGGAGAGAACAGTGGGACGGGTCCAGAAATTCTTAGACTTTGGGACACAGCTTCTGTGGATAGCGGTCAACTGGATCTACCTATGCCTCCTTACCCTGGGTAAATAAAAGAATGCGTCAAACTTATACAATAttcattttagaaaaaaaaatataacaatttacttTCATACGAGCTTAAGTTCTAACTGTGTACAAATTAGAGATGACCCAATTTTGTGAAAGAAAATACAAAGAACGTTTACATACTAGACTCATTGATCTTTTAATTCCTAATTAATCTGTATCACTTAGGCCACAGGAATGCAGCAGTTCGGACAGACCTCAGCAGATTGTCCACGTGTCGCTGCACAAGGATCCAGTGTACGAGGACTTTGGGTTCTCGGTGTCGGATGGGTTGTACGAACGTGGAGTATACATAAATCGTCTACGACCGGGAGGTCCGTGCGACGGTATTCTAAGACCGTACGACAGAATTCTGCGGGTAAACGAGGCCAGCACAGAAGACTGCGATTGTTGTTTGGCTGTTCCATTAATCGCTGCAGCTGGTCCGCGTTTAGACCTGACCATAGCTAGACCAATGTCTCCTCCGAACATCATAAAAACTCTGTAGGACAGGAGATTCGAATATCGGTGGTGAGTCGTGGCGAAACGACCGGTGAACATATCTGGTATATTTTTGTACACacctgtattttatttataaaaataaatgtatagatTGCTTTTAGCTAAAACATCTTCTCCTACATACAGTCCACACACACCACAACCGAGCACACGcctgtaaaatattaatatgataCGTTAAACCTCCATGAATTAAACTAATTCTtacattttaaagttttaaaatctCGTTCGTTTTGTACACGCCTATGAATATACAGAACATAAAAGAACTGACAATTGGGAATAAAAAGTTGTTTTGACAATCGTAATCGCTAAACGTATTAAAATGAACCTTCACAGAGGATTAAAATATCACGCGGCTCTGATAACAACCTAAAGAGCTCATGAAATAGAATCGTGTCACTTGAGCTTCACGCGTCTCCAGCGTGAGTTTTCTTTTCATGGCAACGTACTAACGATTCAAAGAAATTTATCATTTAAGACATAATCGATAATGTATGAATACCGCTCAATATCGCATGCACAACCATATATGAATACACGCGACGGCTAAAACTGAATTTTGATCTGTCCACCTTTTGTTGTGTGCAGGAATGTTATCGATCTCGGCGCTAACTGACCCAGCAATTAGCTTGTAACGTTAACGATTTCGCGAATTATACAATCCTATCTTGCCAGCAAGTCTATTCGtgttaaaatataaagtaaGCTATGTTAAAACATCAAACAAGATAAAATACCGAAATCAAGTACTAAGCGAATTACATGTTTGTGCAGCatatttaatgttaataaaacatGTATGCatgtctgtgtgagtgtgtgtgtgtatatatataaatacttttatcatcatatgAGTCTCGATCTGTATTACAACGTTCGAATGAACGCGCTAATTCTCTcttctatttaaatataaataaaccaaTAACACTGCCATGACTGGAACGTCATGTTCTGGCAAAGAAAACTCATACGAACTTGTCAAATGAAAAACAAGTCTAACAATTCAGACTAGACCGCGTACAAATGTTGCTTATTTCCAGTCCATCCATTTATCATGAAGGAACTACTAGTGTCGCCATTACGATTTTTGTCATAATACTTTGGAAGAGCTGTTTGACTCTCTTTCTCCAATCTTTGATCATACTTGGCTTTGTTATAGCACAATACGCCGATAATAGCTAGCGTCATTCCAAACACGTTCACCCAGGTCACTGGATTGCCAAGTACCAGCAAAGTTACCGCGATTACAAATATACGTTTGCTTGCACTCGCTACTGCATAAGTTAAAGGTGTAACGATGGACAGTACCGAGAACGCGATGATATTTTGAAACCAGTTCAATACACCGTCCAAAAATAACAAACCTAGTATATAATAACTTAAATACGCTGACCCATGGGTTGTTGGGTCATACATCAACCGTCTTAAATCATATATCAACCATATAGGTGAAAAGAGAATCAATGCTAAGCGACCCAAAATGTGTAGCAGCCTCAAGTGATGTATCCCTGTGTCGTGTAGCACCTAAAAGCAAATACATTATTAACATTGTGGGCTTATGTGTATAcaacattttccaatttagTGTTAGTACCTTCTTggaataaatattttgcaatgaGAATGCCATGGTGGATGCTAAGGCACTCAGTAAACCGATCATGTTGAAGCTAAGTTCTGTCAATGTGGCTACAGCCACACCTACGACGATTGGGACCAGGCTAAGATACACCTTCCAAGTCTGCTTTTCTCTCAGTATGATTCTTGACAGCAACACCGTAAAGAAGGGCATTGTAGCCTTCACTGGGACAGAGCCAAACTTTAGTTAATATATGAGAATGttaaaactgaaaataaaatgtatacaactAGCATATGTTTAATCTACTTTTAATGCTAAATACCATTATATAATCCAATCAAAGCTGCATATCGATTAACTGAtattacttaaatttatttaaagattatTCTATGAATAATCTGTTCTTCGATCTACAATTCATAAAGTACAGTATCATATCATAAGTACTGTTACTAATCAATCATTTCATTATCTTTCATCAAATCTCAAGtctttaattttcttcattagtagattattttttatcaagTTGAAACATTAATCAATGATTGATTTTTTTTAATCTTCCTTGTTAAGACCACAACGTTGATGATAAATCAATGTCTCCCATTATGatttataacatatattaattatctgAGATTTCACTAGATGcatttgacattttttttaataatataaaagctTAAAAGATCTATAGAACTgatattaataatgataatatatagcatatattaaaat includes:
- the LOC100876532 gene encoding solute carrier family 35 member E1 homolog, whose translation is MDDRRNSREVITILFLCLLWYGISSSSNVVGKMLLSEFPYPMTVTMVQLTSITIYSGPFFNLWGVRKYASNISWGYYLRLIVPLALGKFLANVFSHVSIWKVPVSYAHTVKATMPFFTVLLSRIILREKQTWKVYLSLVPIVVGVAVATLTELSFNMIGLLSALASTMAFSLQNIYSKKVLHDTGIHHLRLLHILGRLALILFSPIWLIYDLRRLMYDPTTHGSAYLSYYILGLLFLDGVLNWFQNIIAFSVLSIVTPLTYAVASASKRIFVIAVTLLVLGNPVTWVNVFGMTLAIIGVLCYNKAKYDQRLEKESQTALPKYYDKNRNGDTSSSFMINGWTGNKQHLYAV
- the Grip gene encoding glutamate receptor interacting protein gives rise to the protein MFSSLRLTTMRSHKNRARPGSVATSASSDSARADEITSQSYHPHSFLLLDDQDSPVSTPSSVSSKVAQVRVEREGGSLGVTLRGGVSRALVVTGVKADGPAAKEGRVRPGDRLLAVDDTELRGLTLAEAQRALRRSSDAPVASLTIEYDVANMEEARAATSGPLLVQLERGLSGELGLTVRETPNGVYIESLRPASTADRCGALQPGDKLLAVDETPVQDAVTAAKLLRNNFDTCRIARLQILPRPPSTSQRTVKRRAQPQAQQTSSQTLQTKESLTIVLRPDHKGFGLALKPAEDRLNYVVSLLEAGGPAERSGVLLPGDKVLAINRRMLRDMQPAEVTSILETSQMIELVTEYKVGGPVVPSSGVFTVRVARPVGGQPDVGLTVNEDLIITEVRKGSLAYRTGSLAPRDRLLAIDGQKLDPGDLRQAAQLLHRPGSSVVALTVRKPDPASETRDSSIGSDTVQQYPSGILRPARESLPSVDSAVDSWGELGENSGTGPEILRLWDTASVDSGQLDLPMPPYPGPQECSSSDRPQQIVHVSLHKDPVYEDFGFSVSDGLYERGVYINRLRPGGPCDGILRPYDRILRVNEASTEDCDCCLAVPLIAAAGPRLDLTIARPMSPPNIIKTL